GCTAATCAGCAACAACAACAGCATAATTTGCTGCTTTAAGTGCAAGGAATTTGCCTTGCTGACAGTTGAGCTTGCGCCCAGCTTCCAGCCGGTACTGGAAACTTTTTGTGTTTTCAGATGGTTGTGAAAGTGAAGCACTACCCGATTTGTTTGGCCAGGCGACCCGCCATCCCCTTGGGTTGTTGATTTCAAGTGGAGACAAGCAAAATGGCATTAAGAAAGCGGAAAGCCGTTCTCGATGGGGCGCGCGCGGTTTTCTTTGCGTGCGGTTATGCTGGGGCTAGCATGGACGAGATTGCAAAAACCGCAAGAGTGTCCAAGGCTACAATCTATGCCTATCACGACAGTAAGGAAGCTTTGTTTACGGCGATTGTTGAACGAGACTGTAAAAAATTAATGAGTGATGTTGAAGGTATCGTTGCCGATTGCGACGACTTGCGGCTGACCCTGACAAAACTGGCTACCCGCTTAGTCAACTTTACTTGCGATGAAGATTTTCTGTCACTTTATCGAATCTGCATTTCTGAAGCACATCGCCAGCCAAAGATCGCCCGAGCGTTTCATGCCGCAGGCCCAGGCTTTGCCCGCGGCTTAATTGAACGTTATTTGAAGCGGCAGACTTTATGCGGTGCGCTATTGCTCGACTGCGCGGCCGCAGCGGCAGAGCAGTTCATCCAGCTCAGCTTTTCCGGGTTGATGGTTGACAGGC
This is a stretch of genomic DNA from Leisingera caerulea DSM 24564. It encodes these proteins:
- a CDS encoding TetR/AcrR family transcriptional regulator, translating into MALRKRKAVLDGARAVFFACGYAGASMDEIAKTARVSKATIYAYHDSKEALFTAIVERDCKKLMSDVEGIVADCDDLRLTLTKLATRLVNFTCDEDFLSLYRICISEAHRQPKIARAFHAAGPGFARGLIERYLKRQTLCGALLLDCAAAAAEQFIQLSFSGLMVDRLLATAGKPNADEAVKRAELAVEIFIAAYAPRPG